CGACACATTGGGCAATGTGCGCGGGCTGCACAGTGTGGCGTTGACCAATTCGCCTGCGCTGGACGGCATGGCTCTGGCTGCATTGAGCCGCCAAAACTCTATCAACCCCAAACAGGAAACAAGTATGAACAAGGAAGCTTTAATCAAGCTCTTGGGCTTGGCGGCAGATGCCGACGATAAAGCCATTGAAGCGGCTTTGGCCGAAGCACAAGAAAAGCTGGGCGGTAAAACGCTGGCCGAAGCACTGGCCGAACACAAAGACGAACCGCAAGGCGGCGAAGGCGGTAAAGGCGATGCCGGCAAGCCCGAAGACAATCCGCAAGGCGGTAATGCCGACGACGGCGAAGTTGCCGAACTGAAAGCCCAAGTGGCTGCGTTGAGCAAGAAAGTGATTGCAATGGAAGTGGGCGGTACTTCAGACGGCCTGATCCGTGCCGCTCTTTCAGACGGCCGCCTGCTGCCGCATCAAGAAGCATCGGCACGACAACTGGCTGCCAAAGACCCAGAGGCATTTAAGAATCTGATGGAAGGCAGTTTGAAATTGGCCGCGTTGAGTAAAACACAAACCGGTGGCAAAGGCGCTGAAGGCAGTGAGCCTGCGTTGACTCCGGAAGAAATCGAAGTGGCCAAGCAATTGGGCATTTCAGCCGAAGATTATCAAAAAGCCAAATAAGGCTTTAAACAAGGATTAAAGCATGATTATCACTCCAGATACACTGAAAGCGCTGTTTACCGGCTTTAAGAAAAACTTCCAAGACGGCCTGAAAATGGCGGACAGCCAATACAAGGAAATCGCCACTGTTATTCCGTCCTCTACTGCTTCCAATACTTACGGCTGGCTCGGTCAATGGCCTGCCTTCCGCGAATGGGTGGGCGACCGCGTATTTCAAGATATGAAGGCACACGGCTATGCCATCACTAACAAGCATTTTGAAAGTTCGGTCAAGGTCAACCGTAACGACATCGAAGACGACAATGTCGGCATTTACGCGCCGATGATGACCGAAATGGGCCGTGCTTCCGCCGTTCATCCTGACGAATTGGTATTTGCCCTGCTGAAAAACGCGCATGCTACGTTGTGTTATGACGGTCAGAACTTCTTCGACAACGACCACCCGGTATATGAAAAAGTCGATGGCACCGGCCAATCCACCACTGTATCCAATATTTTCACCGGTACCGAAGCCGCTTGGTATTTGCTGGATACATCACGCGCCCTGAAACCTCTGATTTATCAGGAACGCAAGCCTAAGCAGTTCACTGCCATGACCGCCGCTACCGACGAAGGCGTATTTATGCGCAACGAATACCGCTACGGCGTGGACGGCCGTTGTAATGTTGGTTTGGGCTTCTGGCAAATGGCGGCTAAGTCGCAAGAAACCCTGGATGCCGAAGGTTTTGAAAAGGCTTACAACGCAATGGTCAGCCTGAAAGGCGACGGCGGCCGACCGCTGGGTATCCGCCCGAATGTGCTGCTGGTTCCTCCTTCTTTGGAAAACGCCGCCAAAAAATTAGTGGAAGGCGACCGCCTGGATAGTGGTGCGTACAACCCGAACAAAGGCAAATGCAAGGTAATCGTATCTCCTTGGTTGCTGTAACCCTTTAGATAGGCGGGCTCTGCCCGCCGAAAGGATAAGAAATGGCAAAAGTAAAAAACGAAGATGAAAAAACCGAGCAAACGGTTGGCGCAACTGTGGATGTAAACCCCGAAGACGTTAAGTTGCAGGCGTTTCTTGAGGCTGAAGTCGAAAAATTGAACGCCGAGCTTGAAGCTGCACGTATGCGTATCGCCGAATTAGAAGCTCAATTGGAACAGGCCGCAAGCCCTGCCGTTGAAGCGGCAGAAGCACAAGAACGCTATCAGGCAGGCGGTGAAGCGGCGGCAGATGCCGAAGTGGTTGCCATCAAATCCAAACATGGCCATGCGTTTTGGCGCAGCGGGTATCACGTTCAACCGCATTTTACCTTCGTGAAACGTGCCGATTTTGAGCCCGAAGCGTGGGAGCGCCTGCTGTCCGAACCGATGGCTGTTGTTTGTGAAGCCTTGTCTGTGGAGCATGATTAATGGCTTACGCAACGATTGCCGATTTGGTAGCGCGTTATACCGAGCCGACGATTGCAGGTCTGACCGACCTGACGCGCTTGGGAAGCGTGAATGCCGAAATTGCGCAACAAGGTTTGGATGATGCCTCCGCCGAAATCGACGGCTATCTGGCATCACGTTATGAATTGCCGTTGCCTACCCCTGTGCGCCTGTTGAGCCTTTATTGCTGCGACATTGCCGTTTACCGTTTGGCAACGGGCAAGCGCCAACTGACAGAAGATATGGTGCACCGATATGAGGCGGCGATTGCGTATCTCAAATTGGTGGCATCAGGCAAGGCTGGTTTGGGTGTGGCTGAAAATGCCGACCCCAAGCCGACCGTGCAAGGTGATGCGGTAATGTTTGCCGCCAAGGAAAAGGTGTTCGGCCGTGATAGCGTCTATTGAACAAGCCATCAAACAGCGTCTTTCAGACGGCCTTGGCCAAATGGTCAGCGGTGTGCATACATACGGTGGCGAATTTGACGGCGAAGGCTTGGCTCAAGTGGTCAACCAGTTCCCCGCCGTTTGGGTCATGTTTGCCGGCATTACCGACAGCGAGCCCCATGATACGCGCCGAACACGCTACCAAGTCACTGGTCACTTTTCTGTCTTGGTCGGCGACCGTGCCAGCGGCAGCGAGGCGGATAGCCGCTTCGGCGGTTTACACCGAAACGATGTCGGCACTTACCGGCTGATGCAGGCCGTGCGCCTGTTGCTGATCAATCAGACTATGGGTTTGTGTATAGGCCGTCTAAAGCCGGGCAAAGCAAAAAGCCTGTTTTCTAAACAAATGGAGTTGGACGCAATCAGCGTATTTGCGCTGGATTTTGAAACGCATTGGTTAGAAGACGCACTGCGAGACGGCGATTGGCCACGGCCTACGGTTTCAGACGAACAACAGGCGCAAGTATATGCCGACGTATCCGAATACCAAGGCCGTACTGATCCAGAACATCCTGACTTTAAAGGCGCAAACCTTGAGCTGCGTATCCCGCCCAAAAACCCAAACCAACCCGCCGATATGGCGGCCACCGTTAAAACCGAGGTAAAACATGACTGAAACCATTAAAGTTCGTGCCGCCGCAGGTCTGCAAGTACCTATGGCAGGCAAGCCACATGAATATATTACCGACCAAGAAACGGTCGAAGTGCCGAATGCCGCGTATTACCTGCGCTGTATTCACTACGGCGACTTGGTTATTGTTGAGGACAAACCGAAAGGCAACAAATCATGACTTCCGCAAACGTCAGTTTCGACAAAATTAAGACCAGTACGCGTAAGCCCGGCGTTTACGTCGAATGGAACACCAAGCTTGCTGTGCGCAACCTGCCTACCAACAAGCAACGCGTACTGCTGATTGCGCAACACAGCAATCCCAAGGCGGGCAAGCTGACTGCGCTGGAAAATATCTATTCTGCGGCCGATGTCGCCACCGCGTATGGTGCCGGCTCGCAGGCGCATTTGATGGCATTGGCCGCTATCAAGGCTTACGCATATGCGGATTTGAGCCTGATTACCGTTGCCGACAATGAAGCAGGCGTTGCGGCCACCGGCAGTATCACGATTACAGGTACTGCCGATACGCAAGGCGTTTTACGCGTCAACATCGGCAATGCCGATACGCTGACCGTCGGTGTCGCCGCCAATGCAACCGCCGCAACCGTAGCCGCTGCCGTCAAAGCCGCCATTGATGCCGAAACATCATTGTCGGTAACGGCGACAGCCTCTGAAGGCTTGGTAACGCTGACAGCTAAAAATAAAGGCACGCACGGCAACCATATCCGTATCCGTGCCAGCAATACCGCCGAAGGGATTACCGTTGCAGTCAAAGCGATGAGCGGTGGCGATGCCGATGCCGATATCGGCCCCGCATTAAATGCCGTGATCGCCGAAGGTCATAATTTGATTGCGGTAGGCTGTACCGATGAGGCGAACCTCTTGAAGTTGCGCACACATTTGGAAACTGTCGGCGCACCCGAAGAAAAACGCTGGGCATTGGGTATTTATGGCCAAACCGGTGCATTGGCGCAAACAACGACACAGGCAGGCCGTCTGAACAGTGGTTATCTGTATTCGGCCTGGTATCGTAAAACGCCTAGTCTGCCATGTGAGCTGGCAGCCGCGTTTGCGGCCGTTGTAGCCAGCGAGGAAGACCCGGCTCGTCCGCTCAATACCCTGAAGCTCAACGGCATCGGTGTGTGCGACAGTGCAGACAAGACTATGCGTACCGAACAGGAAAACGCGCTCTACAACGGCGTTACTCCTATTGAAACCAGCCCAGACGGCACATCCGCCCAAATTGTCCGCGCTATTTCGACTTATACCAAAACTGCCAACGGCACGGCAGACGAAAGTCTGCTCGATATGACTACCGTACGTACATTGATTTATGTATCAGGCGCGTGTGCCGACCGTATCGCATTGCGTTTCCCGCGCGACAAAATGACCGAGCGCACCATTGCCCGTGTCCGCTCCGAATTGATCGACGTGTTGATGAAATGCGAAGAATTGGAAATCGTCGAAGACGTTGAAAACAAT
This genomic interval from Neisseria sp. Marseille-Q5346 contains the following:
- a CDS encoding phage tail sheath subtilisin-like domain-containing protein produces the protein MTSANVSFDKIKTSTRKPGVYVEWNTKLAVRNLPTNKQRVLLIAQHSNPKAGKLTALENIYSAADVATAYGAGSQAHLMALAAIKAYAYADLSLITVADNEAGVAATGSITITGTADTQGVLRVNIGNADTLTVGVAANATAATVAAAVKAAIDAETSLSVTATASEGLVTLTAKNKGTHGNHIRIRASNTAEGITVAVKAMSGGDADADIGPALNAVIAEGHNLIAVGCTDEANLLKLRTHLETVGAPEEKRWALGIYGQTGALAQTTTQAGRLNSGYLYSAWYRKTPSLPCELAAAFAAVVASEEDPARPLNTLKLNGIGVCDSADKTMRTEQENALYNGVTPIETSPDGTSAQIVRAISTYTKTANGTADESLLDMTTVRTLIYVSGACADRIALRFPRDKMTERTIARVRSELIDVLMKCEELEIVEDVENNLANLIVERDAQNTGMLNCRVPSDVVNGLHQVGMVIDLYL
- a CDS encoding phage protease translates to MDTKTFLAALSAAKVGNTDGLIKIVPKGQFAPVDGRTDTGVAHWTMTASLAQQIIAAFDAGQTDLVVDYEHATLKAAETGQQNPAAGWISKYVWDDDRGLMGEVKWTQRAKDMIDSGEYRYLSPVLEYDTLGNVRGLHSVALTNSPALDGMALAALSRQNSINPKQETSMNKEALIKLLGLAADADDKAIEAALAEAQEKLGGKTLAEALAEHKDEPQGGEGGKGDAGKPEDNPQGGNADDGEVAELKAQVAALSKKVIAMEVGGTSDGLIRAALSDGRLLPHQEASARQLAAKDPEAFKNLMEGSLKLAALSKTQTGGKGAEGSEPALTPEEIEVAKQLGISAEDYQKAK
- a CDS encoding phage protein Gp36 family protein, which produces MAYATIADLVARYTEPTIAGLTDLTRLGSVNAEIAQQGLDDASAEIDGYLASRYELPLPTPVRLLSLYCCDIAVYRLATGKRQLTEDMVHRYEAAIAYLKLVASGKAGLGVAENADPKPTVQGDAVMFAAKEKVFGRDSVY
- a CDS encoding phage protein Gp37 — protein: MIASIEQAIKQRLSDGLGQMVSGVHTYGGEFDGEGLAQVVNQFPAVWVMFAGITDSEPHDTRRTRYQVTGHFSVLVGDRASGSEADSRFGGLHRNDVGTYRLMQAVRLLLINQTMGLCIGRLKPGKAKSLFSKQMELDAISVFALDFETHWLEDALRDGDWPRPTVSDEQQAQVYADVSEYQGRTDPEHPDFKGANLELRIPPKNPNQPADMAATVKTEVKHD
- a CDS encoding DUF2635 domain-containing protein — its product is MTETIKVRAAAGLQVPMAGKPHEYITDQETVEVPNAAYYLRCIHYGDLVIVEDKPKGNKS
- a CDS encoding Mu-like prophage major head subunit gpT family protein encodes the protein MIITPDTLKALFTGFKKNFQDGLKMADSQYKEIATVIPSSTASNTYGWLGQWPAFREWVGDRVFQDMKAHGYAITNKHFESSVKVNRNDIEDDNVGIYAPMMTEMGRASAVHPDELVFALLKNAHATLCYDGQNFFDNDHPVYEKVDGTGQSTTVSNIFTGTEAAWYLLDTSRALKPLIYQERKPKQFTAMTAATDEGVFMRNEYRYGVDGRCNVGLGFWQMAAKSQETLDAEGFEKAYNAMVSLKGDGGRPLGIRPNVLLVPPSLENAAKKLVEGDRLDSGAYNPNKGKCKVIVSPWLL